From a region of the uncultured Desulfatiglans sp. genome:
- a CDS encoding AAA family ATPase (fragment), which translates to MRKSSVVDWLVAFEDAGLLFSMNIFSSSPTRISVNPRKVCCIDHALAASVGSGILINRDSLLENLVFTALRRVTPEIFYYRTKTGREVDLVALLPSVPGQERTILLIQVCASLADPRVNQSEVRSLSDDMVELAVAEGTIVTWRTDETIPVGFGTIHVVPV; encoded by the coding sequence GTGCGCAAAAGCTCGGTGGTCGACTGGCTCGTCGCGTTCGAGGATGCCGGGCTGCTGTTCAGCATGAATATCTTCTCCAGCTCGCCCACCCGCATCAGCGTCAATCCCCGCAAGGTCTGCTGCATCGATCACGCCCTGGCGGCCTCGGTCGGCTCCGGCATCCTCATCAACCGCGACAGCCTGCTGGAGAATCTGGTGTTCACCGCGCTGCGCCGGGTGACTCCGGAAATTTTCTACTACAGGACCAAGACCGGCCGTGAGGTGGACCTTGTCGCGCTTCTGCCGTCAGTGCCGGGACAAGAACGAACCATTCTGCTGATCCAGGTCTGCGCCTCGCTGGCCGATCCCCGCGTCAATCAGAGCGAAGTTCGGTCCCTTTCCGACGACATGGTGGAACTGGCGGTGGCGGAGGGGACTATCGTCACCTGGCGCACCGATGAAACCATCCCCGTGGGCTTCGGTACCATCCATGTGGTGCCGGTCTGA
- a CDS encoding Branched-chain amino acid ABC-type transport system, permease component, giving the protein MFVGTVFYAVINSVVLALMAIGFNLTFGISGVANFAYGALYILAAFVAWMLIHFMGLPYLIAAGLAVALNLLIGALMYRFILMRVRGQALSEVIATFGIGLALLEVFRYLGFVGFEYNLPVLSDRSFFIAGTYVDAQRIFIVILSILLVVLLYFFTHYTATGLAFRGIAQDERTALTFGIDSDKVATLSVALGAGLAALAALVIIPLGSISVGEGYDVLVNALAVCIIGGLGSNGGLVLASFLIGFAQRFTDTYVGSHWTMIVSLAAILLVLVIKPSGLFGKQKELEERI; this is encoded by the coding sequence ATGTTTGTCGGAACGGTCTTCTATGCGGTCATTAACAGCGTTGTCCTGGCCTTGATGGCCATCGGGTTCAATCTGACCTTCGGTATCAGCGGGGTCGCCAACTTCGCATACGGAGCCCTCTACATCCTGGCGGCCTTCGTCGCCTGGATGCTGATCCACTTCATGGGCCTGCCCTATCTCATTGCAGCCGGATTGGCCGTGGCCCTGAACCTTCTCATAGGCGCTCTGATGTACCGTTTCATCCTGATGCGCGTGCGGGGACAGGCGCTTTCGGAAGTCATCGCCACGTTCGGCATCGGCCTGGCGCTCCTCGAAGTGTTCCGCTATCTGGGTTTCGTCGGTTTCGAATATAATCTCCCTGTTCTTTCCGACCGGAGTTTTTTCATCGCCGGGACCTATGTCGACGCTCAGCGGATCTTCATCGTTATCTTGAGCATTCTCCTGGTCGTCCTCCTTTATTTTTTCACCCATTACACGGCTACCGGTCTCGCTTTCAGAGGGATCGCCCAGGATGAGCGTACGGCTCTCACCTTTGGAATCGACTCCGACAAGGTCGCCACCCTCAGCGTGGCGCTCGGCGCCGGCCTTGCGGCCCTCGCCGCCCTCGTCATCATCCCGCTCGGCAGCATCTCTGTAGGCGAAGGCTACGACGTCCTGGTCAACGCATTAGCCGTTTGCATCATCGGAGGACTCGGCAGCAACGGGGGTCTGGTCCTGGCCAGCTTCCTAATAGGCTTCGCCCAGCGCTTCACCGACACGTATGTGGGTTCCCACTGGACCATGATTGTGAGCTTGGCGGCGATTCTGCTGGTCCTGGTCATCAAACCCTCCGGGCTTTTCGGAAAACAGAAAGAACTCGAAGAAAGGATCTGA
- a CDS encoding Amino acid/amide ABC transporter substrate-binding protein, HAAT family, producing the protein MKGTRFIFGPMWMSLILALFLVAEAPAQAPIVIGVPTSTGFVEGKEALQAVTMATEEINAKGGVQVGGEKRLLKVESIDIRDAAPGVPVPEALLGLEKMILDQKPTALVVGPFRSEALMAGMDILAKYKVPLIGTIAMSPASEEKIKQEPEKYRYVFRTCLNAKYLVKYLIGTMAFINEQFGFNKVYIMNQDVAWARKTAELMTELYFKKAGWEILGSESYPTGTSDFSSALMKIRAQGAQVILPIFDMPQSGILVKQWHTMRVPALMAGFISPLAGPGAWKTFDAKIGGAVNCNFELGSAIASPKVPASQAYYDAYEKRWGKAMEAGHGPAPSYESVYILAEAIERAGTLDPDTLAAEIAKTDRQGVMGRIRFDEGHQAVYDYDPSEAAIAAVFQWTNDGKRVIVLPEAVSEGRIQLPEGLKSLK; encoded by the coding sequence ATGAAAGGAACAAGGTTTATCTTCGGCCCGATGTGGATGTCTCTGATCCTGGCGCTCTTTCTGGTTGCGGAGGCCCCGGCACAGGCGCCCATTGTCATCGGCGTTCCCACCTCAACCGGCTTTGTCGAAGGCAAGGAGGCCCTTCAGGCCGTCACCATGGCCACTGAGGAAATCAACGCGAAAGGCGGCGTACAGGTCGGTGGCGAAAAAAGGCTGCTCAAAGTGGAATCGATCGACATCCGGGATGCAGCCCCCGGTGTGCCCGTGCCCGAAGCCCTTTTAGGCCTCGAAAAAATGATCCTCGACCAGAAACCGACAGCCCTCGTCGTCGGCCCCTTCCGTTCGGAGGCCCTCATGGCAGGGATGGATATCCTCGCGAAGTACAAGGTGCCGCTCATCGGCACCATTGCCATGTCCCCTGCATCGGAAGAGAAGATCAAACAAGAACCGGAAAAATACCGCTATGTCTTCAGAACATGCCTGAACGCCAAATATCTAGTCAAATACCTGATCGGGACGATGGCTTTCATCAACGAGCAATTCGGCTTCAATAAGGTCTATATCATGAATCAGGATGTCGCCTGGGCCCGCAAGACAGCCGAATTGATGACGGAGCTTTATTTCAAGAAGGCGGGTTGGGAAATCCTTGGCTCCGAGAGCTACCCGACCGGTACGTCCGATTTTTCGTCGGCCCTGATGAAGATCCGGGCGCAGGGCGCCCAGGTCATCCTCCCTATCTTCGATATGCCGCAGAGCGGGATCCTTGTCAAGCAGTGGCACACCATGCGCGTGCCGGCCTTGATGGCCGGTTTCATCTCGCCGCTTGCCGGCCCCGGCGCCTGGAAGACGTTCGACGCCAAAATAGGGGGGGCCGTCAACTGCAACTTTGAATTGGGCAGCGCAATCGCATCCCCCAAGGTCCCGGCCTCCCAGGCTTATTACGATGCCTATGAAAAACGGTGGGGCAAAGCGATGGAGGCCGGACATGGACCCGCTCCCTCCTATGAATCGGTCTATATCCTGGCCGAGGCGATCGAGCGCGCCGGCACGCTCGATCCAGATACCCTGGCCGCGGAAATCGCCAAGACCGACCGGCAGGGTGTGATGGGCCGGATCCGGTTTGACGAAGGACATCAGGCCGTCTACGATTATGATCCATCGGAGGCCGCTATAGCGGCCGTCTTCCAGTGGACCAACGACGGGAAACGGGTCATCGTTCTGCCCGAGGCCGTTTCCGAAGGCCGGATACAACTGCCGGAAGGCCTCAAGTCCCTCAAATAG
- a CDS encoding conserved hypothetical protein (Evidence 4 : Unknown function but conserved in other organisms): METSGIITLTTDFGCEDVYVAVMKGVILGIYPRATLVDITHGIRPGDIRQGARVLEEATRFFPPGTIHLAVVDPGVGGARRPLLVCTGSSFLVGPDNGLFWPLIKAVQEATVLHLTSHAHFLPEISRTFHGRDIFAPVAGHLACGVDPLDLGTLVQDPVRLELRTVKRSEDAIEGEVIRVDRFGNLITNIHQQDIQSLGCLPEAKITIGDHTIEGIRETYTSVPRGGMLALLGSSGFLEIAVNQGRASALVGGNGTSEGVPVRVSRPHAGPADGISSG; encoded by the coding sequence GTGGAAACTTCCGGCATCATTACCCTCACGACCGATTTCGGGTGCGAAGATGTCTACGTAGCGGTCATGAAAGGGGTCATCCTCGGCATTTACCCGAGGGCGACACTTGTGGATATCACCCATGGAATCCGCCCGGGTGACATCCGGCAGGGAGCGCGGGTGCTGGAGGAGGCAACGCGGTTTTTTCCCCCGGGCACGATTCACCTCGCCGTGGTGGATCCCGGCGTGGGGGGGGCGCGCAGACCGCTTCTGGTATGCACCGGGTCCAGCTTTCTCGTGGGGCCCGACAACGGACTCTTCTGGCCTCTGATCAAGGCGGTCCAGGAGGCGACCGTCCTTCACCTGACGTCGCACGCGCATTTTCTCCCCGAAATCAGCAGGACCTTTCACGGGAGGGATATCTTCGCCCCTGTGGCAGGGCATCTGGCTTGTGGGGTCGATCCTCTCGACCTGGGTACCCTCGTCCAGGACCCGGTTCGGCTCGAACTGCGGACCGTCAAGCGTTCGGAAGATGCCATAGAGGGAGAGGTCATCCGGGTGGACCGTTTCGGCAATCTCATCACCAACATCCATCAGCAGGATATACAGTCCCTGGGTTGTTTGCCCGAGGCGAAGATCACCATCGGCGACCATACGATCGAGGGAATCAGGGAAACTTACACCAGTGTTCCGCGTGGTGGGATGCTCGCCCTTCTGGGCAGTTCAGGTTTTCTGGAGATCGCTGTGAACCAGGGCCGGGCCTCCGCACTCGTGGGTGGAAACGGGACTTCGGAGGGGGTTCCCGTCCGGGTGAGCCGTCCGCACGCGGGCCCGGCAGACGGGATCAGCAGCGGATAG
- a CDS encoding HNH endonuclease domain protein (modular protein), whose amino-acid sequence MDSPTIPLDNPFPAERSLKPASFVAEIGLAGTISMEGRIIEAFYETVSAEDIRREKEKARRLRKTQWWQNRIQKGVCHYCHRQVGREALTMDHIVPLSRGGKSSKGNIVAACKDCNNKKRYFLPIEWDAYLESLKNQPAPQ is encoded by the coding sequence ATGGATTCCCCGACGATACCCCTGGACAATCCTTTTCCGGCCGAGCGCAGCCTAAAACCTGCCTCGTTCGTCGCAGAAATAGGCCTTGCCGGCACTATATCGATGGAGGGACGAATTATCGAGGCTTTTTATGAAACCGTCTCCGCGGAAGACATCCGGCGGGAAAAAGAGAAGGCAAGACGCCTGCGGAAGACCCAATGGTGGCAGAATCGGATCCAGAAGGGCGTGTGCCATTACTGTCATCGGCAGGTAGGGCGAGAGGCCCTCACGATGGATCATATCGTCCCTTTGAGCCGCGGTGGCAAGAGCAGCAAGGGCAACATCGTCGCCGCCTGTAAAGACTGCAACAACAAGAAGAGATATTTTCTGCCCATAGAATGGGACGCCTACCTGGAATCGCTGAAAAACCAGCCGGCACCCCAATAA
- a CDS encoding hypothetical protein (Evidence 5 : Unknown function): MGCRLVFQRFQVGVPFYGQKISLLVVAVFTGGDDVALAALATAAQRDDMIHREGLSPYLPMTVMAHALLDPILPPLGLPQASCLLFFPPDVFRGDGFIKSLDNSSLHRYSAGKAYFCDERGRF; this comes from the coding sequence TTGGGGTGCCGGCTGGTTTTTCAGCGATTCCAGGTAGGCGTCCCATTCTATGGGCAGAAAATATCTCTTCTTGTTGTTGCAGTCTTTACAGGCGGCGACGATGTTGCCCTTGCTGCTCTTGCCACCGCGGCTCAAAGGGACGATATGATCCATCGTGAGGGCCTCTCGCCCTACCTGCCGATGACAGTAATGGCACACGCCCTTCTGGATCCGATTCTGCCACCATTGGGTCTTCCGCAGGCGTCTTGCCTTCTCTTTTTCCCGCCGGATGTCTTCCGCGGAGACGGTTTCATAAAAAGCCTCGATAATTCGTCCCTCCATCGATATAGTGCCGGCAAGGCCTATTTCTGCGACGAACGAGGCAGGTTTTAG
- the tadA gene encoding tRNA-specific adenosine deaminase encodes MGFDLPYYMHQAIEEAKTGFDEGEVPIGALLVSREGAVLARAHNRTVGLSDPTAHAEILAIREACLGCRNYRLTGALLVVTVEPCPMCMGAVIHARVASLVYGVADPKWGAVVSLYEMASDSRLNHRVDVQGGLMEAECRALMQAFFRLRRGKVP; translated from the coding sequence ATGGGTTTTGACCTCCCCTACTACATGCATCAGGCTATCGAGGAGGCAAAAACCGGTTTCGACGAAGGCGAGGTGCCCATAGGGGCCTTGCTGGTGAGCAGAGAGGGCGCTGTCCTTGCCCGTGCTCACAATCGGACGGTCGGCCTCAGCGATCCGACGGCCCATGCCGAGATCCTGGCCATACGTGAGGCCTGCCTGGGTTGCCGCAATTATCGTTTGACAGGTGCCCTCCTTGTCGTGACCGTGGAGCCCTGCCCTATGTGCATGGGCGCTGTCATTCATGCCAGGGTGGCCAGCCTCGTTTACGGCGTCGCCGATCCCAAATGGGGGGCAGTCGTTTCGCTTTACGAAATGGCCTCTGATTCCAGGCTGAACCACCGTGTGGATGTGCAGGGGGGCCTGATGGAAGCGGAGTGCCGGGCACTGATGCAGGCCTTTTTCAGGCTGCGGAGGGGTAAGGTCCCCTGA
- a CDS encoding hypothetical protein (Evidence 5 : Unknown function), with amino-acid sequence MSELAEGARLEIACATIKWHRGFESLSLRHFFAALFHGDAIPAVPREHFRALFEWSCLDPLACCRDGGAGCRIPLQRTGGAAFLCE; translated from the coding sequence ATGTCCGAGCTGGCCGAAGGAGCGCGACTGGAAATCGCGTGTGCTACCATAAAGTGGCACCGAGGGTTCGAATCCCTCTCTCTCCGCCATTTTTTTGCCGCCCTCTTCCATGGGGACGCTATCCCTGCCGTTCCCCGCGAACATTTCCGCGCCTTGTTCGAGTGGTCTTGTCTCGACCCGCTCGCGTGCTGCCGGGACGGCGGCGCAGGCTGCCGCATACCGTTGCAGAGAACGGGCGGGGCTGCTTTTTTGTGTGAATGA
- the dnaX gene encoding DNA polymerase III, subunit gamma and tau, whose protein sequence is MSYEVLARKWRPQVFQEVVGQEHVIQTLMNAIVTGRLAQAYLFSGARGVGKTSVARIFAKALNCREGEPGVPCNRCRSCLEITDGSSVDVQEIDGASNRGIDEIRELRENIRYMPSSSPYRVYIIDEVHMLTLPAFNALLKTLEEPPPHVKFIFATTEPHKVPVTILSRCQRFDFKRIPLPKIVDHLANVSREEGISISPEALTVIARAAGGSMRDAQSLLDQVVAFTGQVVEDARVVDILGVVDRSLVFETGRALIEGDPGACLRVVDEAFNSGYDIKEFYRTLMEHFRNLMVSLVSSDEGLLEMSASEREETRAQAKRAGQDRVQMILNFLVVREETLRYASSPRLVLETLLVKVCQLGEYLSFEGILQRLEALEKGLPEEAGTAPEISGPVNQPVRTVKDSSGGENALVGENKTAGMEAWPQFLRFLSGRNRPMGNILKDWTCRSIGEQEVELVKSRQPFTASYFEDADHVRQLSDHMEAFFRRRLKIRIIDPPDQVLEPGSPPPRSEPSSRKRYAHVSPPVQDILNLFEGRIENDVMPAADAGGVDPETQEEDKT, encoded by the coding sequence ATGTCCTATGAAGTCCTAGCCCGAAAGTGGCGGCCGCAGGTTTTTCAGGAGGTCGTGGGTCAGGAGCATGTGATTCAGACCCTGATGAACGCGATCGTAACAGGGCGGCTGGCGCAGGCCTATCTGTTCAGCGGTGCTCGGGGAGTGGGCAAGACCTCGGTGGCACGAATATTCGCCAAGGCGCTCAACTGCCGGGAAGGCGAGCCGGGGGTCCCCTGCAACCGTTGCCGCTCCTGCCTGGAGATCACCGACGGCTCGTCTGTAGACGTGCAGGAAATCGACGGGGCCTCCAACCGTGGCATCGACGAGATCAGGGAATTGAGGGAGAACATCCGCTACATGCCCTCCTCCAGCCCCTACCGCGTCTACATCATCGATGAAGTGCACATGCTCACGCTGCCGGCATTCAACGCCCTCCTGAAGACCTTGGAAGAGCCGCCGCCGCACGTTAAATTCATCTTCGCCACCACGGAACCCCACAAGGTCCCGGTGACTATCTTATCGCGTTGCCAGCGCTTCGATTTCAAGCGTATTCCTCTGCCGAAAATCGTGGACCATCTGGCGAATGTGAGCCGGGAGGAAGGGATCTCCATCAGCCCGGAAGCCTTGACTGTCATTGCGCGGGCAGCCGGCGGCAGCATGCGGGATGCGCAAAGCCTGCTGGATCAGGTGGTCGCGTTTACCGGGCAGGTGGTCGAAGACGCGCGGGTCGTCGATATCCTTGGGGTGGTCGATCGGAGCCTGGTCTTCGAGACGGGCCGGGCGCTGATCGAAGGCGATCCAGGAGCGTGCCTCCGCGTTGTCGATGAGGCCTTCAACAGTGGCTACGATATCAAGGAATTCTACCGCACCCTCATGGAGCATTTCCGGAACCTGATGGTGAGCCTTGTTTCCTCGGATGAAGGCCTTCTGGAGATGAGCGCGAGCGAGAGGGAGGAGACCCGCGCCCAGGCGAAAAGGGCCGGACAGGACCGGGTTCAGATGATCCTGAACTTCCTGGTCGTGCGGGAAGAGACCCTGCGCTATGCTTCCTCTCCGAGGCTGGTTCTCGAAACCTTGCTGGTCAAGGTGTGCCAGCTGGGGGAATATCTCTCCTTCGAAGGGATCCTCCAGCGCCTGGAGGCTTTGGAAAAGGGGCTGCCGGAAGAAGCAGGCACGGCACCCGAAATATCCGGACCGGTCAACCAGCCCGTTCGAACGGTCAAGGATTCGAGCGGGGGGGAAAACGCCCTTGTCGGAGAAAACAAGACGGCCGGGATGGAAGCCTGGCCGCAGTTTCTGAGGTTCCTTTCCGGCAGGAACCGGCCGATGGGAAACATCCTGAAGGATTGGACCTGTCGCTCCATCGGCGAGCAGGAGGTCGAGCTGGTCAAAAGCAGGCAGCCGTTCACGGCGTCTTATTTCGAGGATGCCGATCACGTAAGGCAGCTATCGGACCATATGGAGGCGTTTTTCAGGCGGCGCCTTAAAATCCGGATCATCGATCCCCCGGATCAGGTGCTCGAACCGGGTTCCCCTCCTCCGCGATCGGAACCTTCGAGCCGCAAGCGATATGCCCATGTCTCCCCGCCGGTCCAGGATATCCTCAACCTTTTCGAAGGGCGGATCGAGAACGACGTCATGCCAGCGGCGGATGCGGGGGGCGTGGACCCGGAAACACAAGAGGAGGACAAAACATGA
- the ybaB gene encoding conserved hypothetical protein (Evidence 4 : Unknown function but conserved in other organisms; PubMedId : 15322138, 1698765, 2674903): MKGIPNMGQLMKQAQQFQAKMAKMQEELGDRTVEASAGGGMVTVTANGRQELVSVRIDREVVDPDDIEMLQDLVLAAVNDALTQAKNMVNEEMGKLTKGLNMPGLPGLF, from the coding sequence ATGAAAGGCATCCCCAATATGGGCCAGCTCATGAAGCAAGCCCAGCAGTTTCAGGCCAAGATGGCCAAGATGCAGGAAGAACTCGGCGACAGAACGGTCGAGGCCTCGGCCGGTGGCGGAATGGTGACTGTGACGGCCAACGGCCGCCAGGAACTCGTCTCCGTCAGGATCGATCGGGAGGTCGTTGATCCGGACGACATCGAGATGCTGCAGGATCTCGTTCTGGCCGCTGTCAACGACGCCCTGACGCAAGCGAAGAACATGGTCAACGAAGAGATGGGGAAATTGACCAAAGGGTTGAACATGCCCGGTCTTCCGGGCCTGTTCTGA
- the recR gene encoding gap repair protein (Evidence 2a : Function from experimental evidences in other organisms; PubMedId : 11743007, 12769856, 1698765, 2674903; Product type cp : cell process), translated as MGIYPAPLERLIEHFTRLPGIGQKSATRMALYILRSPRALAEELARSLMDVKEKIRFCSICCNLTDQDPCLICSNPNRHSETVCVVETPGDQMALEESGIYKGRYHVLHGVLAPLDGVGPEQLRIGELLRRFEPEGIREVILATNPTTEGEATASYLGKVIAQKNPGVRISRISLGVPMGGDLKYMDRMTLQHALKSRVSIGS; from the coding sequence ATGGGCATTTACCCCGCACCCCTTGAAAGACTGATCGAACATTTCACGCGGCTCCCCGGTATCGGCCAGAAATCCGCGACCCGGATGGCCCTCTACATCCTGCGCAGCCCGAGGGCGTTGGCGGAAGAGCTCGCCCGGAGCCTGATGGACGTAAAGGAGAAAATCCGCTTTTGCTCGATATGCTGCAATCTGACCGATCAGGACCCCTGCCTCATCTGCAGCAACCCGAATCGCCATTCGGAGACGGTTTGCGTCGTGGAGACCCCCGGCGATCAGATGGCGCTCGAAGAATCCGGAATTTACAAGGGCCGTTATCACGTCCTGCACGGCGTGCTTGCCCCCCTCGACGGTGTCGGCCCGGAGCAGCTGCGGATCGGAGAACTTCTCAGGCGCTTCGAGCCGGAGGGCATCCGTGAGGTGATTCTTGCCACCAATCCTACCACGGAAGGTGAAGCTACGGCGTCCTACCTCGGAAAGGTCATTGCGCAGAAAAATCCGGGCGTCAGGATCAGCCGCATCTCCCTGGGGGTTCCCATGGGAGGGGATTTGAAATATATGGACCGGATGACCCTGCAGCATGCCCTGAAAAGCCGGGTTTCCATCGGATCATGA
- the glcD gene encoding Glycolate oxidase subunit GlcD, whose translation MISRRVMETLRNIVGPEHLRLDPLDFEAYATDGTKLRFMPDAVIFPGNAQEVSAILIQADQERFPVIPRGAGTGMSGGALPVAGGLVLSLERFDRILLIDEDNLIAKVEPGVITAHLQAEVEKRALFYPPDPASSDISTIGGNVAECAGGLRAVKYGVTRDYILGLTAVLPTGEILKTGVETMKGVVGYDLTRLLIGSEGTLAVVTEITVRLMPRPETQRTMIAFFPEVAQAVETVGRIIRRGVLPSTLELMDSRSIACVRDEIALEVPEGTEALLLIEVDGGREEVDRDALRVRQVCEMSGVSGFLAADDRAGAETLWEARRNLSPSLYKLRPHKVSEDIVVPRSRMAELVKFLDAMSRRYGLPIPAFGHAGDGNLHVNIMLDKTDPLECSKAEEIVKALFQKVIAMGGTLSGEHGIGITKARYLGMEISPAGIALMQRIKNAFDPHGILNPGKMMI comes from the coding sequence ATGATTTCCCGCCGTGTCATGGAGACCCTCAGGAACATCGTCGGTCCGGAACATCTCAGACTCGATCCATTGGATTTCGAGGCCTACGCGACCGACGGGACCAAGCTTCGCTTTATGCCGGATGCCGTCATCTTTCCAGGAAACGCTCAGGAAGTCTCAGCCATTCTGATCCAGGCCGACCAGGAAAGATTTCCGGTCATCCCCCGTGGAGCGGGCACCGGCATGAGCGGTGGAGCCCTGCCGGTTGCCGGAGGGCTGGTCCTGTCGCTGGAACGCTTCGACCGGATCCTGCTGATCGACGAGGACAATCTGATCGCCAAGGTCGAGCCGGGGGTGATCACGGCCCATCTTCAGGCCGAGGTCGAAAAGCGCGCCCTGTTCTATCCACCCGACCCTGCCAGCAGCGACATATCCACCATCGGCGGGAATGTGGCCGAGTGCGCCGGAGGGCTCCGGGCGGTCAAATACGGCGTCACGAGGGATTATATCCTGGGCCTTACCGCGGTTCTCCCGACCGGCGAGATCCTGAAGACCGGGGTCGAAACGATGAAGGGCGTCGTGGGCTATGACCTCACCCGCCTGTTGATCGGCTCGGAAGGCACGCTGGCAGTGGTGACGGAAATCACGGTGCGGCTGATGCCCCGGCCCGAGACGCAGCGGACCATGATCGCTTTCTTCCCGGAGGTGGCCCAGGCGGTCGAGACCGTGGGGCGGATCATTCGGCGCGGGGTCCTTCCTTCCACTCTTGAATTGATGGACAGCCGGAGCATCGCCTGCGTGCGGGACGAGATCGCCCTGGAGGTGCCGGAAGGGACGGAGGCCTTACTGTTGATCGAGGTGGACGGGGGCCGGGAAGAGGTGGACCGAGATGCCTTGCGGGTTCGTCAGGTCTGTGAGATGAGCGGCGTTTCAGGGTTTTTGGCGGCTGATGACCGCGCGGGAGCGGAGACGCTCTGGGAAGCGCGCCGCAATCTCTCCCCTTCCCTTTACAAGCTCAGGCCGCACAAGGTGAGCGAAGACATCGTCGTGCCCCGCAGCCGTATGGCCGAGCTCGTGAAGTTCCTGGACGCCATGAGCCGGCGCTACGGTTTGCCGATCCCCGCGTTCGGCCATGCCGGGGACGGCAATCTGCACGTCAATATCATGTTGGACAAGACCGATCCCTTGGAGTGTTCGAAGGCGGAGGAGATTGTCAAGGCCCTTTTCCAAAAAGTCATCGCGATGGGCGGGACCCTGTCCGGGGAGCACGGCATCGGGATTACCAAGGCCCGCTATCTCGGGATGGAGATTAGTCCTGCAGGCATTGCGCTGATGCAGCGGATCAAGAACGCCTTTGATCCGCATGGCATTCTCAATCCCGGCAAGATGATGATCTGA
- the pfp gene encoding Pyrophosphate--fructose 6-phosphate 1-phosphotransferase has protein sequence MKIKVGVLSAGGDCPGINSTIHWLVNSALDKDLVPRRGVMFDIVGIIDGWKGLIEIKPEKPESVKQWIIPLNLDNVRTWDRYGGTRLGTTRLNPFDPQKDESAVLMENYQKLGLDALVVIGGFDNLGVAYKLYKQGLKVVGIPKTIDRDLSETEYTLGFDSALNTITSDIDRLRTTAGSHSRIFVVECMGRKAGWLALEGGEASGSAVILIPEHDFLLERVIEILKQQRQSGKRYSIVLVAEGAKPRGMAEVYEKRGRDGFGHTYLGGIGGFIAEEIQKQTDMEVRYVALRHLQRGGPPTAHDRRMGRKFGIAAVDMIVNEDFGRMTSLKHGEITSVPLKKALERLSLVDVEKYYNTKDYKSLDKIL, from the coding sequence ATGAAAATAAAAGTGGGCGTTTTGTCTGCAGGCGGCGACTGCCCGGGAATCAACAGCACCATCCACTGGCTGGTCAACTCGGCCCTGGATAAGGATCTCGTCCCGCGGCGCGGTGTCATGTTCGACATCGTCGGTATCATCGACGGGTGGAAAGGCCTGATAGAAATCAAACCGGAGAAACCGGAAAGCGTCAAGCAGTGGATCATACCTCTCAATCTCGATAATGTACGAACCTGGGATCGTTACGGCGGCACTCGCCTCGGCACCACCCGCCTGAATCCTTTCGATCCCCAGAAGGACGAATCCGCCGTGCTGATGGAGAATTATCAGAAGCTCGGTTTGGACGCCCTGGTCGTCATCGGCGGCTTCGACAACCTCGGGGTGGCGTATAAACTTTACAAGCAGGGGTTAAAGGTCGTCGGCATCCCCAAGACCATAGACCGCGACCTCTCCGAGACCGAATACACGCTGGGCTTCGATTCGGCCCTCAATACCATCACCTCCGACATCGACCGTCTCCGCACGACGGCCGGCTCCCACAGCCGGATCTTCGTAGTCGAGTGCATGGGCCGCAAGGCCGGCTGGCTAGCGCTCGAAGGCGGCGAGGCATCGGGCTCGGCCGTGATCCTCATTCCGGAGCATGACTTCCTCCTGGAACGGGTGATCGAGATCCTCAAGCAGCAACGCCAGAGCGGCAAGCGCTACAGCATCGTGCTGGTAGCGGAAGGCGCCAAGCCGCGGGGCATGGCCGAGGTCTATGAAAAGCGTGGGAGGGATGGATTCGGGCATACGTATCTCGGGGGCATCGGCGGTTTCATTGCAGAGGAAATTCAGAAGCAGACCGATATGGAGGTACGCTATGTCGCCCTGCGGCACCTTCAGCGGGGGGGGCCGCCGACGGCGCACGACCGCCGGATGGGACGCAAATTCGGGATCGCTGCGGTCGACATGATCGTCAACGAGGATTTCGGACGAATGACGAGTTTGAAGCACGGCGAAATCACGAGCGTTCCGCTCAAGAAAGCCCTGGAACGCCTCAGTCTCGTCGACGTCGAAAAATACTACAACACCAAGGATTACAAGAGCCTCGACAAGATCCTCTAA